From the Archangium lipolyticum genome, one window contains:
- a CDS encoding carbon-nitrogen hydrolase family protein — MSQSQQVRVAVVQAAPVLFDREGTLERVASWTARAAQAGARIVLFPEAFIPAYPRGLGFGFIVGSRTEAGRRLWQLYNEQSVEIPGPAIDHLGSIARQHGVYLAIGVIERDRVTRGTLYCTLLYFGPDGALLAKHRKLKPTGSERLIWGEGDGSTLSTVETPFGRLGGLICWENYMPLARTAMYAKGVDIYLAPTADNRDTWQATVRHIASEGRCFVLGCNQFVTRDMYPEEVLREEALPADAPRIMSRGGSVIVSPFGEVLAGPLWDEEGLLTADLDLGLLTRARLDFDPCGHYARPDVFRLEVDERERPVAAFRLQG; from the coding sequence ATGTCCCAGTCCCAGCAGGTTCGTGTCGCCGTCGTCCAGGCCGCTCCCGTCCTCTTCGATCGTGAGGGGACGCTCGAACGCGTCGCCTCCTGGACCGCCCGGGCCGCCCAGGCGGGTGCTCGCATCGTCCTCTTCCCGGAGGCCTTCATCCCCGCCTATCCCCGGGGACTGGGCTTCGGCTTCATCGTCGGCAGCCGGACCGAGGCTGGCCGCCGTCTCTGGCAGCTCTACAACGAGCAGTCGGTGGAGATCCCCGGCCCGGCGATCGACCACCTCGGGAGCATCGCCCGCCAGCACGGTGTCTACCTCGCCATCGGTGTCATCGAGCGTGATCGCGTGACGCGCGGGACGCTCTACTGCACGCTGCTCTACTTCGGGCCGGACGGTGCGCTGCTCGCGAAGCACCGCAAGCTCAAGCCCACCGGCTCCGAGCGGCTCATCTGGGGCGAGGGCGATGGGAGCACGCTCTCCACGGTCGAGACCCCCTTCGGCCGGCTCGGCGGGCTCATCTGCTGGGAGAACTACATGCCGCTCGCCCGGACGGCCATGTACGCCAAGGGCGTCGACATCTACCTCGCCCCCACCGCCGACAACCGGGACACCTGGCAGGCCACGGTGCGCCACATCGCCAGCGAAGGCCGGTGCTTCGTGCTCGGGTGCAACCAGTTCGTCACCCGCGACATGTACCCGGAGGAGGTCCTGCGCGAGGAGGCCCTGCCCGCCGACGCACCCCGCATCATGTCCCGCGGTGGCAGCGTCATCGTCTCCCCGTTCGGCGAGGTGCTCGCCGGGCCTCTATGGGACGAGGAGGGGCTGCTGACCGCGGACCTCGACCTGGGGCTGCTCACCCGGGCGCGGCTCGACTTCGACCCGTGCGGCCACTACGCCCGGCCGGATGTCTTCCGGCTGGAGGTGGACGAGCGCGAGCGGCCCGTGGCGGCGTTCCGCCTTCAGGGGTGA
- a CDS encoding AraC family transcriptional regulator, whose protein sequence is MDYATQRGADRSAILARASVRTGLLADPDARVPISAYYAAVEAAAEALADPHFGLHYIEAIEPAAIDAVGFLGMASRTVGEAVRRIIRYHRVMSEGEVFEVEMDGGRAVFRFEPHGPFRPAHVHITEMYAADCLLLPARYTGAPVEVLTLRFAHPAHGDPGEYRRRFGRMPEFGAGVNQWAVPEEVLERPLPRPDPGLAAFLERYLDARATALPATSPVREQVRQALAEGLADGQASLAATARRLRVSARTLQRRLSLEGVTLETLLTEVRRERARLLLEQGLPVAEVSFLLGYAEPAVFHRAFKRWTGTTPQAWRARALQKGAQERSGGSAGVAKDTRATSRM, encoded by the coding sequence GTGGATTACGCAACGCAGCGGGGTGCGGATCGCTCGGCGATTCTGGCGCGCGCATCGGTGCGCACCGGGTTGCTCGCGGATCCGGATGCACGGGTGCCCATCTCGGCGTACTACGCGGCGGTGGAGGCCGCGGCGGAGGCACTGGCCGACCCCCATTTCGGGCTCCATTACATCGAGGCCATCGAACCGGCGGCCATCGATGCGGTGGGCTTCCTGGGGATGGCCAGCCGCACGGTGGGAGAGGCGGTGCGGCGAATCATCCGCTACCACCGGGTGATGAGTGAGGGGGAGGTGTTCGAGGTGGAGATGGACGGAGGCCGCGCCGTCTTCCGATTCGAGCCCCATGGCCCCTTCCGCCCCGCCCACGTCCACATCACGGAGATGTATGCGGCGGACTGCCTGCTGCTGCCAGCGCGTTACACGGGAGCTCCCGTGGAGGTCCTCACGCTGCGCTTCGCCCACCCCGCGCATGGCGACCCGGGCGAGTACCGCCGGCGCTTTGGCCGGATGCCAGAGTTCGGTGCCGGGGTGAACCAGTGGGCAGTGCCCGAGGAGGTGTTGGAACGGCCGCTGCCGCGTCCCGACCCGGGGTTGGCGGCCTTCCTGGAACGCTATCTCGATGCGCGTGCGACGGCCCTGCCGGCGACGAGCCCCGTACGCGAACAGGTACGGCAAGCACTGGCCGAGGGACTGGCGGATGGCCAGGCCTCGCTGGCGGCCACGGCCCGGCGGCTCCGGGTGAGTGCACGCACGCTCCAGCGGCGTCTGTCATTGGAGGGGGTCACGTTGGAGACCCTCCTCACGGAGGTACGGAGGGAGCGCGCCCGCCTCCTGCTGGAGCAGGGTCTACCCGTGGCCGAGGTGAGCTTCCTGCTGGGCTACGCGGAGCCCGCGGTCTTCCACCGTGCGTTCAAGCGTTGGACGGGGACGACGCCCCAGGCATGGCGGGCCCGCGCACTCCAGAAGGGTGCTCAGGAGCGCTCGGGTGGCAGCGCTGGGGTGGCGAAGGACACACGCGCCACCTCTCGCATGTAG
- a CDS encoding SDR family NAD(P)-dependent oxidoreductase: MNTLPFRGRNVLITGASRGIGLAMARAYGAAGATVLMMGRELEALARGADSIQRAGGRAWHHGLDVTDDASVARAVDAARAAHGHIDLLINNAGVYFQQPFLEQDPARGRLELEVNYFGALRMVRAVLPEMLQRGEGTLVNVSSVLGQVAYPTNANYSASKAALNAFTHALRGEVEARGVRVLLFMPGHTRTENGLSVKLTRVPLQDPEEVAREAVRATLRARPVHVSGAGNRTFVWLSGLFPNWARNYMREVARVSFATPALPPERS; encoded by the coding sequence ATGAACACACTCCCTTTTCGTGGCAGGAACGTCCTCATCACTGGCGCCAGCCGGGGCATTGGTCTGGCCATGGCGCGTGCCTATGGGGCGGCGGGTGCGACCGTTCTCATGATGGGCAGGGAGCTGGAGGCCCTGGCTCGCGGCGCGGACTCCATCCAGCGTGCTGGCGGACGTGCCTGGCACCATGGGCTGGATGTGACCGACGACGCGTCCGTGGCCCGGGCGGTGGATGCTGCTCGCGCGGCCCATGGGCACATCGATCTGCTCATCAACAACGCGGGGGTCTACTTCCAGCAGCCCTTCCTGGAGCAGGACCCGGCCCGAGGCCGGCTGGAGCTGGAGGTGAACTACTTTGGCGCGCTGCGCATGGTGCGAGCGGTGTTGCCCGAGATGCTCCAGCGAGGGGAAGGCACGCTCGTCAACGTCAGCTCCGTGCTGGGACAGGTTGCCTATCCCACCAACGCCAACTACAGCGCCAGCAAGGCCGCCCTCAATGCCTTCACCCATGCGCTCCGAGGCGAGGTGGAGGCGCGCGGTGTGCGCGTGCTGCTCTTCATGCCCGGCCACACCCGCACCGAGAACGGGCTGTCCGTCAAGCTCACGCGAGTGCCGTTGCAGGACCCGGAAGAAGTCGCACGCGAGGCGGTGCGAGCCACGCTGCGTGCCCGGCCCGTGCACGTCTCGGGCGCTGGAAACCGCACCTTCGTCTGGCTGTCCGGCCTGTTCCCCAACTGGGCACGCAACTACATGCGAGAGGTGGCGCGTGTGTCCTTCGCCACCCCAGCGCTGCCACCCGAGCGCTCCTGA
- a CDS encoding stage II sporulation protein M, with translation MATPLPAFVARRRPDWDTLKDLLARQRAGTLRLEELRTLDVLYRKAAADLAHAQTFYAGTDVHRFLNQLCGQAYGAIYQPPRERWAATLAFFRRDFPRALRANGAFVAASTGLFVLGILLGALVVLLEPRGAELLVPEHLRDFIARKEMWTDGILSVAPPNAVASGIATNNLTVIIVTFASGILLGLGTVFTLINNGVHLGSVGALCVHEGMGPKLFDFIAAHGPVELSIIVIAGGAGLMVGQALIDPGELPRGQALVLRGREAVKLVLGCAPFLALIAVVEGFVSPGDFFSSWMKGVLGLALGALFWTYLLRAGRDELA, from the coding sequence GTGGCCACGCCCCTGCCCGCCTTCGTGGCGCGCCGCCGCCCCGACTGGGACACGTTGAAGGATCTGCTCGCCCGGCAGCGCGCGGGCACCCTGCGCCTGGAGGAGCTGCGCACGCTCGACGTCCTCTACCGGAAGGCGGCGGCGGATCTGGCGCACGCGCAGACGTTCTACGCGGGCACGGACGTGCACCGTTTCCTCAACCAGCTCTGCGGACAGGCCTACGGCGCCATCTACCAGCCTCCGCGTGAGCGGTGGGCCGCCACCCTCGCCTTCTTCCGCCGGGACTTCCCGCGCGCCCTGCGTGCCAACGGGGCCTTCGTGGCCGCGAGCACGGGCCTCTTCGTGCTGGGCATCCTCCTGGGAGCGCTGGTGGTGCTGCTGGAGCCACGAGGCGCGGAGCTGCTGGTGCCCGAGCACCTGCGCGACTTCATCGCCCGCAAGGAGATGTGGACGGATGGCATCCTCTCCGTGGCACCGCCCAACGCGGTGGCCTCGGGCATCGCCACCAACAACCTCACGGTGATCATCGTCACCTTCGCCTCCGGCATCCTGCTGGGGCTGGGCACGGTGTTCACGCTGATCAACAACGGGGTGCACCTCGGCTCGGTGGGCGCGCTGTGCGTGCACGAGGGAATGGGCCCCAAGCTGTTCGACTTCATCGCCGCCCATGGGCCGGTGGAGCTGTCCATCATCGTCATCGCCGGCGGCGCGGGGCTCATGGTGGGCCAGGCGCTCATCGACCCCGGGGAGCTACCCCGCGGCCAGGCCCTGGTGCTGCGTGGACGCGAGGCGGTGAAGCTGGTGCTCGGCTGCGCGCCCTTCCTCGCGCTCATCGCCGTGGTGGAGGGCTTCGTGTCCCCCGGCGACTTCTTCTCCTCGTGGATGAAGGGCGTGCTGGGGCTCGCGCTGGGGGCCCTCTTCTGGACATACCTGCTGCGTGCCGGCCGGGATGAGTTGGCGTGA
- a CDS encoding RDD family protein, whose amino-acid sequence MDSAASPNLDVATPERVALSLPVAGIGYRCLAYLIDIVLLFLFWVVAYFTFTLLVSDVLGFFEGLSGFTRTLMVVGVFATQWLYWTVCEVVMGGQTPGKRLIGIRVVRVDGSPVGVLESAVRNLVRVVDFLPGLYATGCLSMLLTRQHRRLGDLLAGTLLVREERIDLDKYTAPAAEAPAVSAASSRMRLAPEDVELILAFLTRAPQLEPAARTRLGTKLVDRYGGLGEEERATVLASPQATESFLRTRVQAER is encoded by the coding sequence ATGGATTCCGCCGCGTCTCCGAACCTCGATGTCGCCACGCCCGAGCGGGTGGCCCTCTCGCTGCCCGTGGCCGGCATCGGCTACCGGTGCCTCGCCTATCTGATCGACATCGTCCTGCTGTTCCTCTTCTGGGTCGTCGCCTACTTCACCTTCACGCTGCTGGTGAGCGACGTGCTCGGCTTCTTCGAGGGGCTGTCCGGCTTCACGCGGACGCTGATGGTGGTGGGGGTCTTCGCCACCCAGTGGCTGTACTGGACGGTGTGCGAGGTGGTGATGGGCGGGCAGACGCCGGGCAAGCGCCTCATCGGCATCCGGGTGGTACGCGTGGACGGCTCGCCCGTGGGCGTGCTGGAGAGCGCGGTGCGCAACCTGGTGCGCGTGGTGGACTTCCTGCCCGGGCTCTACGCCACCGGCTGCCTGAGCATGCTGCTGACGCGCCAGCACCGGCGGCTCGGGGACCTGCTCGCCGGCACCCTGCTGGTGCGCGAGGAGCGCATCGACCTGGACAAGTACACCGCCCCGGCGGCCGAGGCCCCGGCCGTGTCCGCCGCCTCCAGCCGCATGCGGCTCGCGCCGGAGGACGTGGAGCTCATCCTCGCCTTCCTGACGCGAGCACCGCAGCTCGAGCCGGCGGCCCGGACGCGGCTGGGGACGAAGCTCGTGGACCGCTACGGGGGGCTCGGAGAGGAGGAGCGAGCCACCGTGCTGGCCTCACCCCAGGCCACCGAGTCCTTCCTGAGGACCCGCGTCCAGGCGGAGCGCTGA
- a CDS encoding DUF2267 domain-containing protein, which translates to MADMDRTGTDKNQEGKGIEQQGQQGIDLEARRQQRRETRRNQTYKAFLGNLAVIGSMNEQEAESAAVSVLCVLEQRLFGEEAAHLEAQLPGKLQDLLVRCERHLGKPASKFGRDGFIQMVSEDLGVDAIEAERRIRAVFSAVREQVSEGEIEDVIGQLPADLRELWQRAI; encoded by the coding sequence ATGGCGGACATGGATCGGACGGGTACGGACAAGAACCAGGAAGGCAAGGGCATCGAGCAGCAGGGGCAGCAGGGAATCGACCTGGAGGCACGGCGCCAGCAGCGGCGGGAGACGCGGCGCAACCAGACCTACAAGGCCTTCCTGGGCAACCTCGCCGTCATCGGCTCGATGAACGAGCAAGAGGCCGAAAGCGCCGCGGTGTCGGTGCTGTGCGTGCTGGAGCAGCGGCTCTTCGGCGAGGAGGCGGCGCACCTGGAGGCCCAGTTGCCCGGCAAGCTTCAGGATCTACTGGTGCGGTGCGAGCGGCACCTGGGCAAGCCGGCGAGCAAGTTTGGCAGGGATGGCTTCATCCAGATGGTCTCGGAGGACCTCGGCGTGGATGCCATCGAGGCCGAGCGGAGGATCCGCGCCGTCTTCAGCGCGGTCCGCGAGCAGGTCTCCGAAGGGGAGATCGAGGACGTCATCGGCCAGCTGCCCGCCGACCTGCGCGAGCTGTGGCAGCGCGCCATCTGA
- a CDS encoding Hsp20/alpha crystallin family protein: MADLPVRRGSGSSSVGRWTRGFDPFEQMRELMGFDPFERMGRIVGGGGEQTWSFVPAFEVKETKDAYIFKADLPGVKESDLDITLTGDRLTIGGKRETEQQEESDRFYAYERSYGSFSRSFTLPEGVDGEHVTAELKDGVLNLRLPKLPEVQPKRIQVGATDASKQGKVKA, from the coding sequence ATGGCGGATCTTCCGGTGCGTCGAGGAAGCGGCTCATCGTCGGTGGGGCGATGGACGCGAGGGTTCGATCCATTCGAGCAGATGCGGGAATTGATGGGGTTCGATCCATTCGAGCGGATGGGCCGAATCGTAGGAGGCGGTGGTGAGCAGACGTGGAGCTTCGTCCCGGCCTTCGAGGTGAAGGAGACGAAGGACGCCTACATCTTCAAGGCGGACCTGCCGGGCGTGAAGGAGAGCGATCTGGACATCACGCTGACGGGAGACCGGCTCACCATCGGTGGGAAGCGGGAGACGGAGCAGCAGGAGGAGTCGGACCGCTTCTACGCCTACGAGCGGAGTTACGGCTCGTTCAGCCGCTCGTTCACGCTCCCCGAGGGCGTGGACGGAGAGCACGTCACGGCCGAGCTGAAGGACGGAGTGCTCAACTTGCGGCTGCCCAAGCTGCCCGAGGTGCAGCCCAAGCGCATCCAGGTGGGCGCCACCGACGCCAGCAAGCAGGGCAAGGTGAAGGCCTGA
- a CDS encoding response regulator transcription factor: protein MASNQAEVRVGLLEGPWAAWQGLADGLRVEGLNVLWVTRDVRTLLDGMGTDPPQVAILDVEPEGAADMGCSATEGLNVLREARKRRLEVRMLVLSSANAQDFISQCFDEGASGYLFRQSLTTNAVCTAVGALVRGEKLFPVQLLRNDFEHPPVAAATASVLLTLTQREREVLAYVAGGADNLKIAAHLQIAERTVKSHVTQLYRKLGAENRTQLALRACHLGVRPPPDL from the coding sequence ATGGCATCGAATCAAGCGGAAGTGCGCGTTGGATTGTTGGAAGGACCGTGGGCGGCGTGGCAAGGCCTCGCCGATGGACTGCGGGTCGAAGGGCTGAACGTCCTGTGGGTGACCCGAGATGTCCGCACCCTCCTCGATGGAATGGGGACGGATCCTCCGCAGGTCGCCATCCTGGACGTGGAGCCCGAGGGAGCCGCCGACATGGGCTGCTCGGCAACGGAAGGGCTCAACGTCCTGCGCGAGGCACGCAAGCGGCGCCTGGAGGTGAGGATGCTGGTGTTGTCCTCGGCCAACGCCCAGGACTTCATCTCCCAGTGCTTCGATGAGGGGGCCTCGGGTTATCTCTTCCGGCAGAGCCTCACGACGAACGCGGTGTGCACGGCGGTGGGTGCCCTGGTTCGCGGGGAGAAGTTGTTCCCGGTGCAGCTGCTGCGCAATGACTTCGAGCACCCGCCAGTGGCCGCGGCCACCGCGAGCGTGTTGCTCACCCTCACCCAGCGCGAGCGCGAGGTGCTGGCCTACGTGGCCGGCGGCGCGGACAACCTGAAGATCGCCGCGCACCTGCAGATCGCCGAGCGCACGGTGAAGTCGCACGTGACCCAGCTGTACCGGAAACTGGGCGCGGAGAACCGGACCCAGCTGGCGCTGCGTGCGTGCCACCTGGGTGTAAGGCCGCCGCCGGACTTGTAG
- a CDS encoding WecB/TagA/CpsF family glycosyltransferase: MNGVVGLETPRSGLASLVPRRAEWEQGRAFSRVRIGHVPLDLGRPGEVLQSIEALVTRGQGGRILTPDVEQVVLAEANVALRQALATADLSLAGSPVVARAARVIGPRVPESLTGAQWLTPLVKLARERSWRVLVVAERPGVAEWTACALRDRYGLLAVGVAAPGVPEDGRGAWVERLIDRIALTRPHLVLVSMATPKQELFCQYAAARLQPAVLVGIGAALESSWDEGRPVQRWRELAGSGWLDRCRRWLTAPVRLLLRNLSFLRILAGSRR, encoded by the coding sequence ATGAACGGGGTTGTGGGGCTGGAGACGCCGCGGAGCGGTCTGGCGTCGCTGGTGCCGAGGAGAGCGGAGTGGGAGCAGGGGCGGGCCTTCTCTCGTGTACGTATCGGTCATGTGCCGTTGGATCTGGGGCGCCCGGGTGAGGTGCTTCAGTCCATTGAGGCCCTGGTGACGCGTGGCCAGGGTGGACGCATCCTCACGCCAGATGTGGAGCAGGTGGTGCTGGCGGAGGCCAACGTGGCGCTGCGCCAGGCGCTCGCCACGGCGGATTTGTCGTTGGCGGGGAGCCCGGTGGTGGCGCGGGCCGCCCGGGTGATTGGCCCTCGGGTGCCGGAGTCGCTGACGGGCGCGCAGTGGTTGACGCCGCTGGTGAAGCTGGCGCGTGAGCGGTCCTGGCGGGTGCTCGTGGTGGCGGAGCGGCCGGGGGTCGCCGAGTGGACCGCGTGCGCGTTGAGGGACCGGTATGGGCTGCTCGCGGTGGGTGTGGCCGCGCCGGGTGTGCCCGAGGATGGGCGGGGTGCGTGGGTGGAGCGGCTGATCGACCGCATCGCCCTCACACGGCCGCACCTGGTGCTGGTGTCCATGGCGACGCCGAAGCAGGAGCTGTTCTGCCAGTACGCCGCCGCGCGGTTGCAGCCAGCGGTGCTGGTGGGCATCGGTGCGGCACTGGAGTCGTCCTGGGACGAGGGACGTCCGGTGCAGCGCTGGCGGGAACTGGCCGGGAGCGGGTGGCTCGACCGCTGCCGCCGGTGGTTGACGGCTCCGGTGCGGTTGCTGCTCCGGAACCTGTCGTTTCTCCGCATCCTCGCGGGCTCGAGGCGCTGA
- a CDS encoding type 2 lanthipeptide synthetase LanM family protein — MQVIAPVFPWKKATFLHERATAKGGAPSDGNDPAREEAERRAEAWRQLMSGDDATLDERLRSVGLDRQDFLRLLSHSGGQEDGPEDSGSWVFLIQEVIEQRHAGEALPASLQAPSAPGQPGLSFSGLFHPFLRIAAARLRTVMAALQARHGLERPLLAPEAEAALLEGLARRLQYLSTRTLILELNVARMLEQLPGSSPQERFHYFSTKHLGEPRIFMALLEEYPVLARLLATSTERWLDVSLELLQHLVTDHELLGQTFQGGQDIGLPTGLQSGISDLHREGRSVLLLQFSSGLKLVYKPKSLAVDVRFQQLLEWMNTRGMRHAHRVLTVLDRGTYGWVEYVETAGCDSREALQRFYWRQGSSLALLHTLAAVDFHLENLIAAGEYPVLVDLEALFHQRASQEMGDSAQQRAWGALDRSIVSVGMLPMLIFGRGGRAGVDMSGLGGEAGQLSPQAVPMVEDALHDTMRVVRRQGRTSGSSNRPQLQGQPVDASEYTEDIVQGFEETYRLLMRHREELGSRFQGFADVEVRHIVRATQRYALLLQESLHPDFLRDGLERDKVLDNLWAEATVWPSLRRLVPYEHADLRLGDIPMFTTRPGQRHLWSSTGECIRDYFAQDSLGEVRERLAGLDERDCAWQVSLIRKSMVSLDKGRGAAPVVARAAQRATPAPASREECLAAAISIGEDLAAKAIRGRTDATWIGMNLEDLDRWRWSLAPLGTDVYEGVGGLALFFAYLARETGRADFEQLARAALEPVRDAWRNPDPSDTGVGAFVGRTSAAYVLGHLAVLWNQPELLDEVREGLPALEALIDSDTRLDLLSGSAGSTLVLLGLHARTRDSRFLEAARRCGERLLATAQPMPEGGVGWKGPAGDRPLSGFSHGVAGIAYALLELAAATGDTRYRELAQQGLTYERALFVPERANWRDLREPEKGAEGLTTGFMVSWCHGAPGIALGRLCSLRHEDDDQTRAELQTALDTTLREGFGGNHCLCHGDMGNLEPLHLAGERLGEPRWSRAALERAAHVIHTGRERGWLCGLPRGTETPGLLMGLAGIGYGLLRLAAPERVPSVLSLAMP, encoded by the coding sequence ATGCAAGTCATTGCTCCTGTCTTTCCCTGGAAGAAGGCGACATTCCTCCACGAGCGGGCCACCGCGAAGGGAGGTGCCCCGTCCGACGGGAACGACCCGGCTCGCGAGGAGGCCGAGCGCCGCGCGGAGGCCTGGCGTCAGCTCATGTCGGGAGACGACGCCACCCTCGACGAGCGGCTCAGGAGCGTGGGGCTCGACCGGCAGGACTTCCTCCGGCTCCTCTCCCACTCGGGAGGCCAGGAGGATGGGCCCGAGGACAGTGGCTCATGGGTATTCCTCATCCAGGAGGTCATCGAGCAACGGCACGCCGGAGAAGCCCTGCCCGCCTCGCTCCAGGCGCCCTCCGCCCCGGGGCAGCCCGGGCTGTCGTTCTCGGGACTGTTCCACCCGTTCCTCCGGATCGCCGCCGCGAGGCTGCGGACGGTGATGGCCGCGCTCCAGGCCCGCCATGGTCTGGAGCGCCCGCTGCTGGCGCCCGAGGCCGAGGCCGCGCTGCTCGAGGGACTCGCACGGCGGCTCCAGTACCTGTCCACCCGGACCCTCATCCTCGAGCTCAACGTGGCCCGGATGCTCGAGCAGCTCCCCGGGAGCTCGCCCCAGGAGCGCTTCCATTACTTCTCGACGAAGCACCTGGGGGAGCCGCGGATCTTCATGGCGCTGCTGGAGGAGTACCCGGTCCTCGCCCGGCTCCTGGCCACCAGCACCGAGCGGTGGCTCGACGTGAGCCTGGAGCTCCTCCAGCACCTCGTCACGGATCATGAGCTGCTCGGCCAGACCTTCCAGGGAGGCCAGGACATCGGGCTGCCCACCGGACTCCAGAGCGGCATCTCCGACCTGCACCGCGAGGGCCGGAGTGTCCTCCTGCTCCAGTTCAGCTCCGGGCTGAAGCTCGTCTACAAGCCGAAGTCGCTCGCGGTGGACGTCCGCTTCCAACAGCTCCTAGAGTGGATGAACACGCGAGGCATGCGCCATGCGCACCGGGTGCTCACCGTGCTGGACCGTGGCACCTACGGCTGGGTCGAGTACGTGGAGACCGCGGGCTGTGACTCGCGCGAGGCCCTCCAACGCTTCTACTGGCGGCAGGGCAGCTCGCTGGCGCTGCTCCACACGCTCGCCGCCGTGGACTTCCACCTGGAGAACCTCATCGCCGCCGGTGAGTACCCCGTGCTCGTGGACCTGGAGGCGCTCTTCCACCAGCGGGCCTCCCAGGAGATGGGGGACTCGGCCCAGCAGCGTGCCTGGGGCGCGCTCGACCGCTCCATCGTCTCCGTCGGCATGCTGCCCATGCTCATCTTCGGCCGGGGGGGACGCGCGGGCGTCGACATGAGCGGGCTGGGAGGCGAGGCCGGCCAGCTGTCACCCCAGGCCGTGCCCATGGTGGAGGACGCGCTCCATGACACCATGCGCGTGGTCCGCCGCCAGGGCCGCACGTCCGGCTCGAGCAACAGGCCCCAGCTCCAGGGCCAGCCGGTGGACGCCTCCGAGTACACCGAGGACATCGTCCAGGGCTTCGAGGAGACGTACCGGCTCCTCATGCGTCACCGCGAGGAGCTCGGCTCCCGGTTCCAGGGCTTCGCCGACGTGGAGGTCCGCCACATCGTGCGCGCCACCCAGCGCTACGCCCTCCTGCTGCAGGAGAGCCTCCACCCCGACTTCCTGCGCGACGGCCTGGAGCGCGACAAGGTGCTGGACAACCTCTGGGCCGAGGCCACCGTGTGGCCCTCGCTGCGGCGGCTCGTCCCCTACGAGCACGCGGACCTGCGGCTCGGGGACATCCCCATGTTCACCACGCGGCCCGGCCAGCGCCACCTGTGGAGCAGCACCGGCGAGTGCATCCGTGACTACTTCGCGCAAGACAGTCTGGGCGAGGTGCGGGAGCGGCTCGCGGGGTTGGATGAGAGGGATTGCGCTTGGCAGGTGTCGCTCATCCGCAAGTCGATGGTGTCCCTCGACAAGGGCCGGGGTGCCGCGCCCGTCGTCGCCCGGGCCGCGCAGCGGGCCACCCCCGCGCCCGCCTCGCGCGAGGAGTGCCTCGCCGCCGCCATCTCCATTGGAGAGGACCTCGCGGCCAAGGCCATCCGGGGACGCACGGACGCGACCTGGATCGGCATGAACCTGGAGGACCTGGACCGGTGGCGCTGGAGCCTCGCGCCCCTCGGGACGGACGTGTACGAGGGCGTCGGCGGGCTCGCCCTGTTCTTCGCCTACCTCGCCCGGGAGACCGGACGCGCGGACTTCGAGCAGCTCGCCCGCGCGGCCCTGGAGCCCGTCCGGGACGCCTGGCGCAACCCCGACCCGAGCGACACGGGCGTGGGCGCCTTCGTCGGCCGCACCTCCGCCGCGTACGTGCTCGGGCACCTGGCCGTCCTCTGGAACCAGCCGGAGCTGCTGGACGAGGTGCGCGAGGGACTCCCGGCGCTGGAAGCGCTCATCGATTCCGACACGCGGTTGGATCTGCTCAGTGGCTCCGCCGGGAGCACGCTCGTCCTGCTCGGGCTGCACGCCCGGACCCGGGACTCGCGGTTCCTGGAGGCCGCCAGACGATGCGGGGAGCGGCTCCTCGCCACCGCCCAACCCATGCCGGAGGGGGGCGTGGGCTGGAAGGGCCCGGCGGGAGATCGGCCCCTGTCGGGCTTCTCCCACGGCGTGGCGGGCATCGCGTACGCCCTCCTGGAGCTGGCCGCCGCCACCGGCGACACGCGCTACCGGGAGCTTGCTCAACAGGGCCTCACCTACGAGCGCGCCCTCTTCGTCCCCGAGCGCGCCAACTGGCGCGACCTGCGCGAGCCCGAGAAAGGCGCGGAGGGCCTCACCACCGGCTTCATGGTGTCGTGGTGCCATGGGGCCCCGGGCATCGCGCTCGGGAGGCTGTGCTCGCTGCGGCACGAGGACGACGACCAGACACGCGCGGAGCTCCAGACGGCCCTGGACACCACCCTGCGCGAGGGCTTCGGCGGCAACCACTGCCTCTGCCATGGAGACATGGGCAACCTGGAGCCGCTGCACCTGGCGGGCGAGCGGCTCGGCGAGCCGCGATGGAGCCGCGCCGCCCTGGAGCGCGCGGCCCACGTCATCCACACCGGACGCGAGCGCGGCTGGCTCTGCGGACTGCCCCGGGGCACGGAGACCCCGGGGCTGCTGATGGGCCTGGCCGGCATCGGCTATGGCCTGCTGCGGCTCGCGGCCCCGGAGCGCGTGCCCTCGGTGCTCTCGCTGGCGATGCCCTGA
- a CDS encoding mersacidin/lichenicidin family type 2 lantibiotic translates to MKKELIVRAWKDPAFRASLSAEERAILPESPCGKALTDLDEGELLGIIGGRSVEQEPSTGCVGPVKQTCGIINCTLLDS, encoded by the coding sequence ATGAAGAAGGAACTGATCGTCCGCGCATGGAAGGACCCCGCGTTCCGCGCCAGCCTCTCCGCCGAGGAGCGCGCCATCCTTCCCGAGAGCCCGTGCGGCAAGGCGCTGACCGATCTCGACGAGGGCGAGCTGCTCGGGATCATCGGTGGACGATCCGTGGAGCAGGAACCGTCCACGGGATGTGTCGGCCCCGTCAAGCAGACGTGCGGAATCATCAACTGCACCCTCCTCGACAGCTGA